The bacterium genome has a segment encoding these proteins:
- the gdhA gene encoding NADP-specific glutamate dehydrogenase has product MSGFVSEIMALVKARDPQQPEFHQAVQEVIESLELVIERSPQYRKAKIIERIIEPERVIMFRVPWMDDQGNVHVNRGFRIEMNSAIGPYKGGLRFHPSVNLGILKFLAFEQVFKNALTTLPMGGGKGGSDFDPKGKSDNEVMRFCQSFMSELFRHIGPNTDVPAGDIGVGGREIGFLFGQYRRLRNEFTGVLTGKGLNWGGSLIRPEATGYGAVYFAAEMLTTRGETLKGKTCLVSGSGNVAQYTTEKINQLGGKVVTLSDSNGYVYDPEGVTAEKLAFVIDLKNVRRGRIKEYADKFKGVTFTPLTADMDHNPLWDHKAACAFPSATQNEINAKDAANLVKNGVYVVSEGANMPTTPDGVEVFLKHKILYGPGKAANAGGVATSGLEMSQNSMRLNWPREEVDQRLHQIMKSIHKSCVEASEKFGTPGNYVNGANIAGFIKVADAMLDQGLV; this is encoded by the coding sequence ATGTCCGGCTTTGTTTCCGAAATCATGGCCCTGGTCAAGGCCCGTGATCCACAGCAGCCAGAATTTCATCAGGCAGTGCAGGAAGTCATCGAGTCTCTCGAACTCGTAATCGAGCGTTCACCGCAATACCGCAAGGCGAAGATCATCGAGCGGATCATCGAGCCGGAACGGGTAATCATGTTCCGCGTCCCGTGGATGGACGATCAGGGCAACGTGCACGTCAACCGCGGCTTCCGTATCGAGATGAACAGCGCCATCGGCCCCTACAAGGGCGGTCTGCGTTTTCACCCATCCGTCAATCTTGGTATTCTCAAGTTCCTCGCTTTCGAGCAGGTCTTTAAAAACGCTCTCACCACATTGCCGATGGGCGGCGGCAAAGGCGGCTCGGATTTCGATCCCAAGGGCAAGAGCGATAACGAAGTGATGCGCTTCTGCCAGAGCTTTATGAGCGAACTCTTCCGCCACATCGGCCCCAATACGGACGTTCCGGCCGGCGATATCGGCGTCGGCGGCCGCGAAATAGGTTTCCTCTTCGGCCAGTATCGCCGGCTCCGCAACGAATTCACCGGCGTCCTGACGGGCAAGGGCCTGAACTGGGGTGGCTCGCTGATTCGTCCTGAGGCTACCGGCTACGGCGCAGTGTACTTCGCGGCGGAAATGCTGACCACACGCGGCGAAACCCTGAAAGGCAAGACCTGCCTCGTATCGGGAAGCGGTAACGTGGCCCAGTATACCACCGAGAAAATCAACCAGCTCGGCGGCAAGGTCGTCACACTCTCCGATTCCAACGGCTACGTCTACGATCCGGAAGGCGTGACCGCCGAGAAGCTGGCGTTCGTGATTGATCTCAAGAACGTCCGTCGCGGTCGCATCAAGGAATATGCCGACAAGTTCAAGGGCGTGACCTTCACCCCGCTGACGGCCGACATGGACCACAATCCGCTGTGGGATCACAAGGCGGCCTGTGCGTTCCCGAGCGCCACCCAGAACGAGATCAACGCCAAGGACGCGGCCAATCTGGTGAAGAACGGCGTCTACGTGGTATCGGAAGGCGCGAACATGCCGACCACCCCCGACGGCGTGGAAGTCTTCCTCAAGCACAAGATTCTCTACGGTCCCGGCAAGGCGGCCAACGCCGGCGGCGTGGCCACTTCGGGTCTTGAGATGTCGCAGAACAGCATGCGGCTGAACTGGCCGCGCGAGGAAGTGGACCAGCGGCTCCACCAGATTATGAAGAGCATTCACAAGTCGTGCGTGGAAGCCTCCGAGAAATTCGGCACTCCCGGCAACTACGTGAACGGCGCGAACATCGCCGGCTTCATCAAGGTGGCCGATGCGATGCTGGATCAGGGTCTGGTCTAA